The Lipingzhangella halophila genome segment CTCGGGTCACCGAGGACCGGGTAGAGGAACATCGTTGTGATGCCCCGGAACGCCGTACTGGCGTTGTCCGGGCTGGTGATGTCCAACTCAACGCCCTCGGCACCCGGCGGTAGTTCGAGGTCCGCCACGTCCCGGGCGGACCCGCGCACACTGTGTCCGGCCTCGGCGAGTTTGGCGATGACGCGGCCGCCGATGGTGCCGCGGGCTCCGGTGACAAGAACAGTCACGGCGATTCCTTACTGATCCGGGCTGCGTGTCCAGCCTCTGACGGTGGCCCCTCCCCGCGGGACTCTCTCCCGGGAGGGGTGATTTGGTTAGCGAACCAAAATATATGTGTTAGCAAAGCTATTTCTCGCGTTGGGGGGTGTCAATCCCGGGATCGGTCCCGGCCGTGCCGGACCGCCGCGCGGTGGCGCGTACTCCGCCAGCGCCGCCTACGCCAGATGACGCAGGAAAGACCCCGCTCACCAGCGGACGCGGGAACCAGCCCCGGGGCCGAACCTGGGGGCATGAGCACACCAGTTGAGACCACCGCACTGACCAAGCGCTATGGTCCGATCGCGGCGGTGCGGGACCTGAACCTCACCGTGCGCCCCGGCGAGGTTTACGGATTCCTGGGGCCCAACGGAGCCGGGAAGACCACGACCTTGCGCATGCTCCTGGGGCTGATCAAGCCGACCTCGGGCCGCCTGCGGCTGCTCGGTCTGGCGCCCGGGCCCCGTCACCTGGACCGGGTGGGCGCCCTGATCGAGGGGCCCTCCTTCTACCCCTACCTGTCGGGCCGCGACAACCTCCGGGTCCTCGCCGACCACGCCGGCGTCAGCCGCTCACGGGTTCCCACCGTGCTGGCGACCGTGGACCTGACCGCCCGCGCCGGCGACCGGTACTCGGTGTACTCACTGGGCATGAAGCAGCGGCTCGGGTTGGCCGGGGCACTGCTCAAGGAGCCCGAGCTGCTCATCCTGGACGAGCCCACCAACGGGCTGGACCCGGCGGGGATGGCCGACATGCGGGTCACGATCCGCAAGCTCGCCGCGGACGGTTGCACCGTGCTGCTGTCGAGCCACCTGCTCGCCGAGGTGGAGCAGACCTGCGACCGGGTCGGCGTCATCAACGAGGGGCGGCTCGTCACCGAGAGCTCCGTGGCCGAGCTCCGTTCCGGGGGCACCCTGCGTGTCCGCGCGGAGCCGGTGGAGCGGGCGCGCAGCCACCTCGTGTCGCAGCTCGGCGCCGGCCAGGTGCGGGCGGACGGCGCCGGCTCCGCGATCGACCTGCGCGTCGACTCCGCCCGGGCGGCCGAGATCAATCACGGACTCGTCGACGCCGGCGTGTCCGTCAGCGAGCTGCGCTGGCACGAGCCCGACCTTGAGGAGACCTTCCTGAAGCTGACCGGAGGTGGCACCGATGCTGACTAACGTCCGCGCCGAGCTCGTCAAGCAGGCCCGTCGGCCCGCGAACTGGCTCCTGCTGGCCGTGGCCGCCGCGCTCACCCTGGCGTTCGGCTACCTGATCCCCTACGCCGGGCTCACCGGAATGGCCTCCGGAACGCCCGCCGCCGACAGTGGGCTCGCCGCGATGCTGCCGGAGATGTTCCTGGGCAACGCTGTCGGCGGGCTGCCCATCTTCGCCGGCGCCCTCGCGCTCATCTTCGGGGTCCTGGTCGCGGGCAGCGAGTACGGGTGGGACACGTGGAAGGCGGTGCTGGCGCAACGGCCGGCCCGCATGTCCGTCTACGCCGCCAAGCTGGCCACCCTGGCCCTGGGCACGATGCTCGGCGTGCTCACCCTGTTCGCCTGCACCGCCACGGCCAGTGCGGTCATCGCCTCCGCGGAGAGCCAGCCGCTGGACTGGCCGGGGCCGCTCGACCTCGGCTTCGGGATTGGAGCCGGGTGGCTCATGGCGCTCATGTGGGCCTCGCTCGGCGCCGCTCTGGCCATCACGCTCCGCGGTGTCGCGCTGCCGATCGGCCTCGGACTGGTGTGGCTGCTGGCCGTGCAGAACCTGCTGGCCACGATCGCCGCTCCGCTGCTCGACTGGGTCGCCAGCGCGCAGGAGTGGCTGCCCGGCCCGAACGCGGGCGCCCTGGCCTACGCCGCGGGCGCCAGGGACACGCCGGGTGTCTCCGACATCGTCGAACCCGGACACGCCACACTCGTGGTAGCGGCCTACCTGCTGGCGTTCTGCGCTGTCGGCGGCTGGCTGCTGCACCGCCGGGACATCGCCTGAGAAGGGACGGCGGACGTGGGAGCACCGAAGCCGTGGCTGGGCGACGCGGCCATCGCCCTGCTGCTCGCGGTGGTCGGCGTGCTGGGCACCATCGCGACGGACCAGGCCGCCGCGGCCGACCGGCCGGTCGACCTCTGGGCGCTCGGGGTGGTGCTGGGCGCCGCGTTCTCACTGGTGGTCCGGCGCCGGTGGCCCCTGGCCACGCTCGCGGTGACGGCCGTGGCGGTCTCGGGGTTCCTGCTGGCCGGATATCCCTACGGCCCGGTCTTCTTCCCGTTCTTCGTCGCCGTCTACACCGTGGCCCGGCACCGCCCGCTCGCGTGGGCGGTGCCGGCCTCGCTGGCCGCGTTCGCCGCCCTGCTCCCGCACCTGTTCACGCACCCGGACGCGCTCCCGGGCCTGCGCGGGCTGGTGCCGGCGACGGGATGGGTGGTCGTACCGTTCTCGATCGGGGTCACGGCGCGCACCCTCTGGCAGGCGGCCCGGCGGGAGCGGGCGGACGAGGTGCGGCGGCGGGTGTACGACGAGCGGCTGCGTATCGCCCAGGAGGTGCACGACGTCGTCGGGCACGGACTCGCGGCGATCAAGATGCAGGCAGATGTCGCCCTGCACCTGCTGGCCAAGAAACCCGAGCAGGCGGAGCAGGCCCTGACCGTGATCAGCCGCACCAGTACCGAGGCGCTCGACGAGGTCCGCGCGACCCTGGAGACGGTCCGCGGCGCCGGCTCCGATCCCGAACGGTCGGCGGCGCCCGGCCTGCACCAGCTCACCGAACTGCGCGACCGCATGGCCGAGTCCGGAGCAGAGATCGCGCTCGACGTCACCGGAACCCCGCGGGAGCTGCCGGCCGCCGCCGACCTCGCGGCCTACCGCGTCGTGCAGGAGTCGCTGACCAACGTGCTGCGGCACGCCGATGCCGGAACGGCCACCGTTCGGGTGCACTACGCGCCGGACGCGGTGTCGATCGTGGTCACCAATCCGGCTCCCGAAGCCGCGAGCGAACGAGAAGGGTTCGGTATCCCGGGCATGCGGGAACGAGTCACCGCGCAGGGCGGCACGCTGACGGCGGGACCCACGGACGACGGCCGGTTCGAGGTCCGCGCCACCATCCCGACCGGCGGTGGCGAATGATCACAGTCATGATCGTGGACGACCAGGAGCTGGTCCGGCTCGGGCTGCGCGCGCTGATCGAGAACGAGGACGGCCTGGAGTTCGCCGGGGAGGCTGGGGACGGGACCGCCGCCGTCTCCGGCGTGCGCGAGACCCACCCCGACATCGTTCTGATGGACATCCGGATGCCCGGGATCGACGGCCTGGAGGCCACCCGGCGGATCAGCGCCGATCCCGACCTCGCCAGCACCAGGATCATCGTCCTGACCACGTTCGAGCGCGACGAGTACGTCTTCGACGCCGTCCGGTACGGCGCGAGCGGGTTCCTGCTCAAGGACACCTCACCGGCCCGGCTCGTCGAAGCCGTCCGGTTGGTCGCCGACGGCGGCGCGCTGCTGTCCCCGACGGTCACCCGGACACTCATCCGGGAGTTCGCCACCCGGCCCGCCCGCGCCGCCAAGCCGCACCCCCGGCTCGGCACGCTTACCGACCGGGAGCGCGAGATCGTGGGCCTCGTCGGCGAAGGGTTGAGCAACGAGGAGATCGGCAGCCGGCTCTATATCAGCCCCGCCACCGCCCGCACGCACGTCGGCCGCGCCATGACCAAACTCGCCGCGCGCGACCGCGCCCAGCTCGTCGTCTTCGCCTACCAGTCGGGGCTGACCGCGTGACCGCGGTGGTGCCTTCCGGGACGCTTATGCCGCTCCTTCCCGAACCCGCCGGCCCGGTCGCGGGTCTGTCCGAAGACGGCCGGTGGCGCGTGGTAGACGACCGCGTCTCCGAGTCATGAGGTGAGCGGTACGCGGTCCCGGACGCCCATCGCCGGACCCCGCGGGTGCGCTGCGCTCAGGGGCGGCGCCGCCCGCTCACCCGAACCGCGGCCCGGTGCGCTGGCCGTGGGTGGCGAGCCGGGCGGTGTCGGCTGCCTGGGCGACTGACCAGGTCACGGCTTCGGGTGAAAAACGCCTGGGCAGAGCTAGCGACAAATGTTTCGGGACCCGAATATATTGGCTCCCGAAGTAAATCCGGCGACCGGGGGTCGAGCTCATGACAAAAACGGTGGCGCGCCGGCGGCGCGCGATGGGTGTCGCTCCGCTCGAAGGCATCACCGGCAAGGAAGCGGCCCCCTTCGGGTGGGCCCCACTCATCGTGCTCTTTCTGGTCGGTATCACCGACCGGATCGAGACCTCCATAACATCGGGCGCGCTGCCGCTGCTGCAGGCCGAGTGGGGCTTCAGCGACACCATGGGCGGGATGATCTCGACGGCGCCGCTGATCGTCGGCGCCCTCATGGCGATCCCCGCGGGCGTCCTCGCCGACCGGTTCAACCGGACCGCGCTGATCGCGCTCGTGGTCGCGATCTGGTCGTTCATCACGCTCGGGTCGGCGCTTGCGCCGGTCTTCGCGCTGTTCTTCCTCAGCCGGGTGCTCCTCGGGGCCGCCGACACGATCGACAACCCGGCGTCGAGCAGCCTGCTGGCCGACTACTACCCGCCCAAGACCCGGGCCAAGGTCTTCGGCTGGGTGCGCCTCACCCAGTACGCCGGGTTGGCGATCGGCACCATCTTCGGCGGCGTGGTCGGCCAGGCGTTCGGCTGGCGGTGGGCCTACGCGTGCATGGTCATCCCCGGCCTGATCGTCGCCTACCTGTGCTGGCGGCTCCGCGAGCCCGTTCGGGGCTACCTGGACGAGGTCCTGGCGCGCGACTCCGACAAGCCCGTACCGGTTCCCGAGACCGACGGCCGCGGAACGGCTGTCGGGTCCGAGCGTCCCGCCCGGATCGGCACGCAGCTCCGCTACATCTGGCGGATCCGCACGCTGCGCTACGTATGCGGCGGTCTGATGTGCCTCTCGCTCGGCCTGCAGGGCATCCTGTACTGGGTCCCCAGCCTGCTCAACCGCGAGTTCGGCCTCGATCCGGCGGAGGCGTCGCTGCTCAGCTCCATGGTGGGCCTGCTGGGCGTGTGCGCCGGGGCGGTGTTCGGTGGCTGGCTGGGCGGCAAGCTGCACGGCAGGGTGCGGGGTGGGCGGCTCCTCGCCAGCGCGATCGGTCTGCTCGTCGGGTCCCTCATGCTCGGGATCGCGCTGTCCATGGACGGCCTGGGCATGTTCATCGTCTTCCTCGGCATGTCGAATTTCCTGACCGCGATCGGGATTCCGAACTTCTTCGCCTCCATGGCCGACGTCGTGCAGGCGAGCTCCCGCGGGATGAGCTTCGCGGTCCTCAACTTCCTCGTCATCGGCGGTTCGCTGGGGCCGGTCGTCGTCGGCGCGGTCTCCGATGCCAACAACGGCAACCTCATGCTGGGAATGGCCGCATTGTTCCCGGCGTTGCTGGTGGCCGGATTGCTGGTGCTGCTCGGACGCATGCACTTCGACCGGGAAGCCGAGAGCGTGCTCGCGGCGGCCAAACCAGAGCCCCCGGCGGGGGAGGGGACCCCCGCACCCGACTGACGGTGCCCGTCCCGGTCCCGATTGTCGAAAACCGCCCCCGGCGAACTGCTCATTGGCTCGGCGGACACTGCCAACGCGCATTGGCCTACGATTGTTGGTATGCGGAGAAGCTCCGAAGAGACCAAGCGGGAGATCCTGGCCGCCGCTCGCGAGCGGTTCGCCACCGACGGCTACGACCGGGCGACGATCCGGGCCATCGCGGCGGACGCCAGCATCGACCCGTCCATGGTGATGCGCTACTTCGGCAGCAAGGAGGGGCTGTTCGCGGCCGCCGCGGAGTTCGACCTGGATATGCCGGACCTGGGGCGGGTCCCGCGCGAGGACGCCGGAACGACCCTGGCCGGCCACTTCTTCCGGCGGTGGGAGGACGACAACGAGTCGTTGCGGATCCTGCTGCGGACGGCCGTCACCGAGGAGTCTGTCGCCGAGCGGATGCGCGCGATCTTCGCCGAACAACTCGTGCCGACCATCGCCGCACTGACCGGGGACACCGAGTCCGCCCGGGGTCGGGCGGGACTCGTGGCCACCCAGATGCTCGGCGTGGCGCTGTGCCGGTACGTGTTGCGGATGCCGCCCGTGGCCGCCATGGACCGCCAGGAGATCGTCGGCTGGCTCGGCCCCACCCTGCAGCGCTATCTGGCCGGCGAGAAGTAGGCAGGCGCCGAAGCGTTCCCGCCGCCCGCGGAACCCGGCGCGGTCAGCATCCCGGGTACCGATCGCGGCCAGGTTCTGGCCGCGATCGTCGTTAGCGTGACGGACTACCTCGTCATCCCGCCGGGCCCGCAAGGGCCGGCTGACACCCAACGGGAACGTCATGCAGCAGAAGCACATCCAGATCGTCGGCGCGCGCGAGAACAACCTCCGCGATGTCTGTGTGGAGATCCCCAAGCACGCGGTGACGGTGTTCACCGGAGTGTCGGGGTCCGGGAAGTCGTCGCTGGTGTTCGACACCGTCGCGGCGGAGTCCCAGCGGCAGTTGAACGAGACCTTCACCGCCTTCGTGCGCAACCGCCTGCCCAAGTACGGCCAGCCCGACGCGGACGTGATCGCCAACCTCTCCACCGCGGTGATCATCGACCAGAAGCGGATCGGTGGGAACTCCCGGTCCACCGTCGGCACCATCACCGACCTCTACGCGCTGCTCAGGCTGCTGTTCTCGCGGGCCGCCACGCCCTGGATCGGATACTCCAACGCGTTCTCGTTCAACGACCCCGCCGGCATGTGCCCGGACTGCGAAGGGCTCGGCCGCCGCTCGCAGCTCGACCTGGAGCGGTTGCTGGACACCGCGAAGTCGCTCAACGAGGGCGCGATCCGGCATCCGGCGTTCGCCGTCAACGGGTGGTTCTGGAAGCTCTACGTGAACTCGGGGCTCTTCGACAACGACAAGAAGCTCCGGGACTACCCGGACAGCGAGTGGCAAACCCTGCTCTACGGAACGGAGGGGTCGGTGCCCCTGGACTGGCAGGGCGGCCGGATCAACTCCCGGTACGAGGGGCTGGTGCCCAAATTCGACCGCCTCTACCTGCGCAAGGAACCCGACGCGATGAGCGCGAAGAACCGGAGGGCACTGGAAGGTGTCGTGTCCGTCGCGACGTGCCGGACCTGCGGTGGCAGGCGGCTGAACGAGCGGGCCCTGGGTTGTCTGCTGGACGGCCACACCATCGCCGATCTCGCGTCGATGGAGATCACGGACCTGGTCGCGGCCGTCCAGCGGATCACCGAGCCCACCGTGTCCACGCTGGTGGAGAACCTCCTGGAACGGCTGGAGCACATGGTCACCCTGGGGTTGGACTACCTCAGCCTCGACCGGGAGACCGCGACCCTCTCCGGAGGCGAGTCGCAGCGGATCCGGATGGTCCGACACCTGAACAGCTCGCTGGTGGACGTGCTCTACATCCTCGACGAGCCCACGATCGGCCTGCACCCCAGCGATGTGCGGCGGCTCAGTACGCTGCTGCGAACGCTCGTGGAGAAGGGAAACACGGTCCTTGTGGTGGAGCACGACCGCGACATCATCGAGTCGGCCGACCACGTGATCGACCTCGGTCCGGGCGCCGGCGCGGCCGGGGGCGAGATCGTCTACCAGGGCGACGTGAGCGGGCTGCGCACGGCGGACACCCGCACCGGAAGGTTCCTCGACCGGGGCCTGGCGCTCAAGCCGGAGCCGCGCCACCCGATGGGCCATGTGCACGTGTCGAACGCGCGCCGGAACAACCTCAAGGACGTCAGTGTGCGGATCCCCACCGGCGTGCTGAGTGTGGTGACCGGACCCGCCGGTTCGGGAAAGAGCACCCTGGTCCACGACGTGTTCCTGGCCCAGAACCCCTCGGCGGTGGCCATCGACCAGTCCGCGGTGAGCACGAACCGGCGCTCCAACCCCGCGACCTACACGGGAGTCATGGACGACATCCGGCGCCTGTTCGCCAGGGCCAACGGCCTCAGCCCCTCGTTGTTCAGTTTTAACTCGGAAGGAGCCTGCCCGAGTTGCCACGGCCTGGGGGTCATCTACACCGACCTCGCGTTCATGGACCCCATGATCACCACCTGCGAGATGTGCGCGGGCCGGCGGTTCACCGACGATGTCCTCAGCCGTACGCTCCGCGGTCGGAGCATCGACGAGGTCCTCCGGATGAGCGTCGCGGACGCGATCGGGTTCTTCACCGAGCCGGGAATCCAGCGCACGCTCCGCCCGCTGGACGAGGTCGGGCTGGGGTACCTGCCGCTGGGCCAGCCGCTGAACACCCTGTCCGGCGGGGAGTGCCAGCGCGTCAGGCTCGGCACCGAGCTGGGCACGAAGGGCGGCGTCTACGTGCTGGACGAGCCGACCACCGGGCTGCACATGTCCGACATCGACCGCCTGGTGCGCGTCCTGGACGACCTGGTGGACCGCGGGAACACCGTTGTCGTGATCGAGCACAACCTGGACGTGGTGAAGAACGCCGACTGGGTGATCGACCTGGGCCCGGGAGCCGGCAGCTCGGGCGGCGAGGTGGTCTTCGAGGGCGCCCCGGCGGATCTGGCGCGTGCGCCGCACAGCCGCACCGGCCGGTTCCTCGCCGAGTCCCTGCCCGCCCAACCAGCGCGGGGCCTCAGGTGACCGACCGGCGCAGGCGCGCCGACAGCTCCGCCACGTACTCGACGAGCTCGGCGGGTTCGTGGACCGTGAACTCGATCCGGAACAGGCCGATGGTCAGGGCGAGCCACTCCAGCGAGTCGGCGGCCGTGCGGAGCTGGCACGAGTCGCCGTCGACAGCGGTGAGCACGCCGTCGCGCGGGCGCAGGCGCTCGGCGACCACCTCGACCGGGGCGTGCAGCGTTACCAGCGCCCGGTAGCGCGCCAGTGAGGAGATGACCGACTCGGCGACGTAGGCAGCGGCGTCGTCGGCGGGCAGCTCCCGCGGTTGGAAGCGCGCCCCGGTGAGCGCGGGGGACGCCATGCGGTCGACCCGGAACGTGCGCCAGTCCGTGCGGTCCAGGTCCCACGCCAGCAGGTACCACTTCTGGCTGGCGTGGACCAGGCGGTACGGCTCCACCAGGCGGCTGCCGTGCTCGCCATCGCGCGCCCGGTAGCCCATCCGGAGCCGCTGCTGGTCCCGGCAGGCCTGCGCGATGCGGGCGAGGTAGTCGGGGTTCGCGGTGGGGCCGCCGCCGAACATCGGCTGTGTGTAGTCCTGCAGCGCGCTGACCCGGCCCCGCAGCCGCTTCGGCAGTACCTGGTCCAGTTTGGCCAGCGCGCGCAGCGAGGTCTCCTCGATGCCGGCGACCGTGCCCCCGGCCGCGGTGCGCAGCCCGACCGCGATCGCCACCGCCTCGTCGTCGTCCAGCAGCAGGGGAGGGAGGTTCGCCCCCGCCGCCATCCGGTATCCGCCACCGACACCGGGGAGCGCGTGGACCGGGTAGCCGAGACTCCGCAGCCGCTCGATGTCCCGGCGCAGGGTCCGAGGGCTCACCTCCAGCCGCTCCGCCAGCTCGCGACCGGGCCACTCCCGGCGGTTCTGCAGCAGTGACAGCAACTGGAGCGTGCGGGCGGGGGTCTCGGCCATATCCTCAGCCTGACACGGATCGCGGCCGGAAACCGTCCGCGTGCCAGGAGTGCCGCACGGCCGCACGAGCCCGCGGCGTGCCCAACACGACCCGGCCGGTGGGGCGCGGTCGTGAACCGGCATCGTTCCGGGGAACCGCGGGACCGGGGACGCGCGAGTAACGCTGCCTCAGCGCAGCTCTTCCTCGGCGAACGCGCGGAAACCGCGGGCCCGGCGGCCGGTCACGCGTTCGACGGTGTCCGTGGTGCGGTCCTCGGCTCCGTCGGCGATGGCCCGGTCGAGGTCGGCCAGCAGGGTCGCGAACCGCTCGGGAATGCTGGCGGCCAGGCGGTCGCGCAACTGCTCGGGACCGAGCGGCCGGTGGGTCACGGGCGTGCCGGTGACGTCGGCGATGATGGCCGCGACGTCGTCGTAGCCCAGCGCCTCGGGGCCGGTGAGGACCAGGTCGGTGTTGGGCGCGTGCTCGTCGGTGAGGGCGCGCACCGCGACCGCCGCGATGTCGTTGGCATCGATGAAGCCGACCCGGCCCGTGCCGGTCGCGGACATGATGACGCCCTCCTCGCGGATGCTGCCCGCGTGCATGTGGGGATCGGAGAAGTTCTGCATGAACCACGACGGCCGCAGCACCGCCCACTGGTCGAACAGGTCGCCGAGCACGGCGTGAACCCGGCCCACTGCCGGGCCTCCCGCGGGAATGGCCGAGGAGCTGAGCAGGACCGCGCGTCGCACGCCGGCCTCGCGGGCCTGCCGCAGGAAGGGCAGCATCACCGCGGCCGGATCGGTGTCGCCGACGGGCGGGACGAGGTACATCCGGTCGGCGTCCCGCAGGGCGGCGGGGTGGGTCGCCGGGTCGTACCAGTCGAAGCGGACGGCTCCGGTGCCGGCACTGTCCGGCGCGGCGGGGTGGCGGCTGGCCCCGGTCACGCGGTGGCCCAGGGCGCTGAGCCCGGAGACGACGCGGCTGCCGGTTGTGCCGGTGGCCCCGGTGACCAGGGTGGTGTGCTCGGTCATGCCGTTTCCCCTTGCCGCTCGGTGCCGAAGAACTTCGCGTCGTCCGGCGAGCCGGGGATGGCCGACGGGTTCCAGTAGTCGCGGTAATGGGCGATACGGCCGTTGGCGACCGTGACCACGGCGACGTAGGTCATGTCGAAAGGCGCCCCGGTGGCCACCATGCGCCCGGTGCCGCGGAACTCGGCCACGATCGTGTTCCGCTCGGTGGTCTGGTGGATCAGCAATGAGGGGATATCGCGAAGGTCGATGTGGTCGGGGTAGCCCCGCATGTAGTCGGCCACCGCCGCCCGGCCTTCCAACCTGGCGGGAAACCCCTCCGGGGCGAAGGGGAACTCGAAGACGATGTTCTCGTCGCACAGGGCTACCCAGCCGTCGATGTCCTTGTCCAGCAGCAGCCGCAGGCTGTGGCGGTACAGATCGGCCGGGGGCATGGCTTCGGTCAACGCAAAGCTCCATCCGGTAATATGTGGACTGCGAGTCCGTTTAACTATACGGACTGGTGGTCCGTTTCGCAATCGGAGGAAGTATGCCCCAGCGCAAAGAGCGCGCGGACGCGCTGCGCAACCGCGAGGCCGTCCTCGCCGCGGCCGACGCCCTCTTCGCTCGCAGCGAGAGTCCCCGCGGCGTGTCCATGGACGACATCGCGGCGGCGGCCGGCGTCGGCAAGGGCACTCTCTTCCGCCGCTTCGGCGACCGCGCCGGCCTGGTCCGCGCCCTGTTCCAGGCGCGGATCGAACCGCTGCGGCAGGCCGTGGAGACGGGCCCGGAACCGCTGGGCCCCGCCACCGCGCCGCGCGAACGCGTGCTGGCCCTGCTCGACGCGGTGCTGCGGTTGAAGCTCGACAACCGCCACCTGTCACTGGCGCTGGAAGAGGACGGCACCACCAGCCCGTACGAGGCGGGCCACTACACGTGGTGGCACGGCACACTCCAGGAATCGCTGCGGCGGCTCCCCGGAGTCGCCG includes the following:
- a CDS encoding ABC transporter ATP-binding protein → MSTPVETTALTKRYGPIAAVRDLNLTVRPGEVYGFLGPNGAGKTTTLRMLLGLIKPTSGRLRLLGLAPGPRHLDRVGALIEGPSFYPYLSGRDNLRVLADHAGVSRSRVPTVLATVDLTARAGDRYSVYSLGMKQRLGLAGALLKEPELLILDEPTNGLDPAGMADMRVTIRKLAADGCTVLLSSHLLAEVEQTCDRVGVINEGRLVTESSVAELRSGGTLRVRAEPVERARSHLVSQLGAGQVRADGAGSAIDLRVDSARAAEINHGLVDAGVSVSELRWHEPDLEETFLKLTGGGTDAD
- a CDS encoding ABC transporter permease, giving the protein MLTNVRAELVKQARRPANWLLLAVAAALTLAFGYLIPYAGLTGMASGTPAADSGLAAMLPEMFLGNAVGGLPIFAGALALIFGVLVAGSEYGWDTWKAVLAQRPARMSVYAAKLATLALGTMLGVLTLFACTATASAVIASAESQPLDWPGPLDLGFGIGAGWLMALMWASLGAALAITLRGVALPIGLGLVWLLAVQNLLATIAAPLLDWVASAQEWLPGPNAGALAYAAGARDTPGVSDIVEPGHATLVVAAYLLAFCAVGGWLLHRRDIA
- a CDS encoding sensor histidine kinase translates to MGAPKPWLGDAAIALLLAVVGVLGTIATDQAAAADRPVDLWALGVVLGAAFSLVVRRRWPLATLAVTAVAVSGFLLAGYPYGPVFFPFFVAVYTVARHRPLAWAVPASLAAFAALLPHLFTHPDALPGLRGLVPATGWVVVPFSIGVTARTLWQAARRERADEVRRRVYDERLRIAQEVHDVVGHGLAAIKMQADVALHLLAKKPEQAEQALTVISRTSTEALDEVRATLETVRGAGSDPERSAAPGLHQLTELRDRMAESGAEIALDVTGTPRELPAAADLAAYRVVQESLTNVLRHADAGTATVRVHYAPDAVSIVVTNPAPEAASEREGFGIPGMRERVTAQGGTLTAGPTDDGRFEVRATIPTGGGE
- a CDS encoding response regulator, which translates into the protein MITVMIVDDQELVRLGLRALIENEDGLEFAGEAGDGTAAVSGVRETHPDIVLMDIRMPGIDGLEATRRISADPDLASTRIIVLTTFERDEYVFDAVRYGASGFLLKDTSPARLVEAVRLVADGGALLSPTVTRTLIREFATRPARAAKPHPRLGTLTDREREIVGLVGEGLSNEEIGSRLYISPATARTHVGRAMTKLAARDRAQLVVFAYQSGLTA
- a CDS encoding MFS transporter, which produces MTKTVARRRRAMGVAPLEGITGKEAAPFGWAPLIVLFLVGITDRIETSITSGALPLLQAEWGFSDTMGGMISTAPLIVGALMAIPAGVLADRFNRTALIALVVAIWSFITLGSALAPVFALFFLSRVLLGAADTIDNPASSSLLADYYPPKTRAKVFGWVRLTQYAGLAIGTIFGGVVGQAFGWRWAYACMVIPGLIVAYLCWRLREPVRGYLDEVLARDSDKPVPVPETDGRGTAVGSERPARIGTQLRYIWRIRTLRYVCGGLMCLSLGLQGILYWVPSLLNREFGLDPAEASLLSSMVGLLGVCAGAVFGGWLGGKLHGRVRGGRLLASAIGLLVGSLMLGIALSMDGLGMFIVFLGMSNFLTAIGIPNFFASMADVVQASSRGMSFAVLNFLVIGGSLGPVVVGAVSDANNGNLMLGMAALFPALLVAGLLVLLGRMHFDREAESVLAAAKPEPPAGEGTPAPD
- a CDS encoding TetR/AcrR family transcriptional regulator, with the protein product MRRSSEETKREILAAARERFATDGYDRATIRAIAADASIDPSMVMRYFGSKEGLFAAAAEFDLDMPDLGRVPREDAGTTLAGHFFRRWEDDNESLRILLRTAVTEESVAERMRAIFAEQLVPTIAALTGDTESARGRAGLVATQMLGVALCRYVLRMPPVAAMDRQEIVGWLGPTLQRYLAGEK
- a CDS encoding ATP-binding cassette domain-containing protein, which gives rise to MQQKHIQIVGARENNLRDVCVEIPKHAVTVFTGVSGSGKSSLVFDTVAAESQRQLNETFTAFVRNRLPKYGQPDADVIANLSTAVIIDQKRIGGNSRSTVGTITDLYALLRLLFSRAATPWIGYSNAFSFNDPAGMCPDCEGLGRRSQLDLERLLDTAKSLNEGAIRHPAFAVNGWFWKLYVNSGLFDNDKKLRDYPDSEWQTLLYGTEGSVPLDWQGGRINSRYEGLVPKFDRLYLRKEPDAMSAKNRRALEGVVSVATCRTCGGRRLNERALGCLLDGHTIADLASMEITDLVAAVQRITEPTVSTLVENLLERLEHMVTLGLDYLSLDRETATLSGGESQRIRMVRHLNSSLVDVLYILDEPTIGLHPSDVRRLSTLLRTLVEKGNTVLVVEHDRDIIESADHVIDLGPGAGAAGGEIVYQGDVSGLRTADTRTGRFLDRGLALKPEPRHPMGHVHVSNARRNNLKDVSVRIPTGVLSVVTGPAGSGKSTLVHDVFLAQNPSAVAIDQSAVSTNRRSNPATYTGVMDDIRRLFARANGLSPSLFSFNSEGACPSCHGLGVIYTDLAFMDPMITTCEMCAGRRFTDDVLSRTLRGRSIDEVLRMSVADAIGFFTEPGIQRTLRPLDEVGLGYLPLGQPLNTLSGGECQRVRLGTELGTKGGVYVLDEPTTGLHMSDIDRLVRVLDDLVDRGNTVVVIEHNLDVVKNADWVIDLGPGAGSSGGEVVFEGAPADLARAPHSRTGRFLAESLPAQPARGLR
- a CDS encoding helix-turn-helix transcriptional regulator produces the protein MAETPARTLQLLSLLQNRREWPGRELAERLEVSPRTLRRDIERLRSLGYPVHALPGVGGGYRMAAGANLPPLLLDDDEAVAIAVGLRTAAGGTVAGIEETSLRALAKLDQVLPKRLRGRVSALQDYTQPMFGGGPTANPDYLARIAQACRDQQRLRMGYRARDGEHGSRLVEPYRLVHASQKWYLLAWDLDRTDWRTFRVDRMASPALTGARFQPRELPADDAAAYVAESVISSLARYRALVTLHAPVEVVAERLRPRDGVLTAVDGDSCQLRTAADSLEWLALTIGLFRIEFTVHEPAELVEYVAELSARLRRSVT
- a CDS encoding NAD(P)H-binding protein; protein product: MTEHTTLVTGATGTTGSRVVSGLSALGHRVTGASRHPAAPDSAGTGAVRFDWYDPATHPAALRDADRMYLVPPVGDTDPAAVMLPFLRQAREAGVRRAVLLSSSAIPAGGPAVGRVHAVLGDLFDQWAVLRPSWFMQNFSDPHMHAGSIREEGVIMSATGTGRVGFIDANDIAAVAVRALTDEHAPNTDLVLTGPEALGYDDVAAIIADVTGTPVTHRPLGPEQLRDRLAASIPERFATLLADLDRAIADGAEDRTTDTVERVTGRRARGFRAFAEEELR
- a CDS encoding nuclear transport factor 2 family protein, with the protein product MTEAMPPADLYRHSLRLLLDKDIDGWVALCDENIVFEFPFAPEGFPARLEGRAAVADYMRGYPDHIDLRDIPSLLIHQTTERNTIVAEFRGTGRMVATGAPFDMTYVAVVTVANGRIAHYRDYWNPSAIPGSPDDAKFFGTERQGETA
- a CDS encoding TetR/AcrR family transcriptional regulator → MPQRKERADALRNREAVLAAADALFARSESPRGVSMDDIAAAAGVGKGTLFRRFGDRAGLVRALFQARIEPLRQAVETGPEPLGPATAPRERVLALLDAVLRLKLDNRHLSLALEEDGTTSPYEAGHYTWWHGTLQESLRRLPGVADSGFTAHALLAATRADLVEYLASHERMPPEEMRDRLAAYAAAVLGPV